The Geotalea uraniireducens Rf4 genome window below encodes:
- a CDS encoding type II toxin-antitoxin system PemK/MazF family toxin, with translation MARILRGDIRWADLNPVRGSEQGRLRPVLILSHDVFNARSGTVIAVAITSQPPRAGFPLTLELSSPILPKQSWVKISQIRTLSVERIGKKIAEASPEELNHVIDGLSEIVG, from the coding sequence ATGGCCCGAATACTGAGAGGGGACATCCGCTGGGCCGATCTCAACCCTGTGCGTGGCAGCGAGCAAGGGAGACTGCGACCTGTCCTCATCCTGAGTCACGATGTCTTCAACGCCCGCTCCGGTACAGTCATCGCCGTAGCGATAACCAGCCAGCCGCCGCGCGCCGGCTTCCCCCTCACCCTCGAACTTTCCTCCCCAATACTTCCCAAGCAGTCCTGGGTCAAGATCAGCCAGATCCGGACGTTATCTGTCGAACGCATCGGTAAGAAGATCGCCGAGGCAAGTCCCGAAGAGTTGAACCATGTGATCGATGGGTTGAGCGAGATCGTGGGATAA
- a CDS encoding CopG family ribbon-helix-helix protein — MAKAKLAVTLDEKTLSEVDSLVKRRVFPNRSRLIEEAVREKVSRLNRDRLARECALLDPDFEKSMAEEGMGEELNEWPEY, encoded by the coding sequence ATGGCAAAAGCAAAGCTTGCCGTAACGCTCGACGAAAAAACGCTCTCCGAGGTTGATAGCCTGGTCAAAAGACGCGTGTTTCCCAACCGCAGCCGTCTCATCGAGGAAGCGGTCCGCGAGAAGGTTTCCCGGTTGAACCGCGATCGTCTGGCCCGCGAATGCGCCCTGCTCGACCCGGACTTCGAAAAGTCCATGGCCGAAGAAGGAATGGGAGAGGAGCTGAACGAATGGCCCGAATACTGA